A window from Salvia miltiorrhiza cultivar Shanhuang (shh) chromosome 2, IMPLAD_Smil_shh, whole genome shotgun sequence encodes these proteins:
- the LOC131013376 gene encoding LOW QUALITY PROTEIN: cytochrome P450 77A3 (The sequence of the model RefSeq protein was modified relative to this genomic sequence to represent the inferred CDS: deleted 1 base in 1 codon) → MELIDILLLFFSALFLRLWWRHWSPTTGGELRNLPPGPPGWPLVGNLFQVILHRRPFIFMVRDLRTKYGPIFTMKMGQRTLVIVTSSDLIHEALVKKGELFASRPPDSPIRLIFSVGKCAINSAVYGPLWRSLRRNFVTELINPARVKQCGWIRQWAVEGHMKRLEEESARAGHVEVMAHCRLTICGILICLCFGVKVSDRRVRLIEAVLKDVMMMTTPKLPDFLPVLTPLFRRQVRAARELRRRQLECLVPLLRDRRAFVEGRAAEAEMASPLGAAYVDSLFGLEAPGRGRLGEEEMVTLCSEAINAGTDTSATTLEWALLHLVQDQEIQDKLYKEIVGCVGKNGVVSEADVEKMPYLGAIVKETFRRHPPSHFLLSHAVTKEMELGGYTIPADVNVEIYTAWLTEDPEMWENPSQFRPERFLTGDGVEVDITGMRGVKMLPFGAGRRICPAWSLGTLHVNLLLARMVHAYKWIPIPDNPPDPTETFAFTVVMKDPLKAIILARTKI, encoded by the exons ATGGAGCTGATAGACATCCTACTACTCTTCTTCTCCGCCCTCTTCCTCCGCCTCTGGTGGCGGCACTGGTCCCCCACCACTGGCGGAGAACTCAGAAACCTCCCACCGGGACCACCTGGGTGGCCCTTGGTGGGAAACTTGTTCCAAGTCatcctccaccgccgcccctTCATCTTCATGGTGCGCGATTTACGCACCAAATACGGCCCCATTTTCACCATGAAGATGGGGCAGCGAACCTTAGTCATCGTCACGAGCTCCGACCTCATCCACGAGGCGCTCGTCAAGAAGGGCGAGCTCTTCGCGAGCCGCCCG CCTGACTCGCCCATCCGCCTCATCTTCAGCGTGGGCAAGTGCGCCATCAACTCCGCCGTCTACGGCCCACTCTGGCGCTCCCTCCGCCGCAACTTCGTGACGGAGCTCATCAACCCGGCGCGGGTCAAGCAGTGCGGCTGGATCAGGCAATGGGCCGTCGAGGGCCACATGAAGAGGCTCGAGGAGGAGTCGGCTCGAGCCGGCCACGTGGAGGTGATGGCCCACTGCCGCCTCACCATCTGCGGCATCCTCATCTGCCTCTGCTTCGGCGTCAAGGTCTCCGACCGCCGCGTCCGCCTCATCGAGGCCGTGCTCAAGGACGTCATGATGATGACCACGCCGAAGCTGCCGGACTTCCTGCCGGTGCTCACGCCGCTGTTCCGCCGCCAG GTGAGGGCGGCGAGGGAGCTGCGGAGGAGGCAGCTGGAGTGCCTGGTGCCGCTGCTTCGGGACCGGAGGGCGTTCGTGGAGGGGcgggcggcggaggcggagaTGGCGAGCCCGCTGGGCGCGGCGTACGTGGATTCGCTGTTTGGGCTGGAGGCGCCCGGGCGAGGGAGGCTCGGAGAGGAGGAGATGGTGACGCTGTGCTCGGAGGCGATCAACGCCGGCACCGACACGAGCGCCACCACGCTGGAATGGGCGCTGCTGCATTTGGTGCAGGATCAGGAAATTCAAGACAAGTTGTATAAGGAGATTGTGGGGTGTGTGGGGAAAAATGGGGTTGTGAGTGAAGCTGATGTTGAGAAAATGCCCTATCTTGGAGCCATTGTCAAGGAAACGTTTCGACGCCACCCGCCCAGCCATTTTCTGCTCTCGCATGCAG TGACAAAGGAAATGGAGCTCGGCGGGTACACGATTCCGGCGGATGTGAACGTGGAGATCTACACGGCGTGGCTGACGGAGGACCCGGAGATGTGGGAGAACCCTAGCCAGTTCCGGCCGGAGAGATTTCTAACGGGCGACGGCGTGGAGGTGGACATCACGGGGATGAGGGGGGTCAAGATGCTGCCGTTCGGGGCGGGTCGGAGGATTTGCCCCGCCTGGAGCCTGGGAACGCTGCATGTCAACCTGCTGCTGGCTCGGATGGTCCATGCCTACAAATGGATCCCCATTCCGGATAACCCGCCCGACCCGACTGAGACTTTCGCATTTACTGTTGTCATGAAGGATCCACTCAAAGCAATAATTCTGGCCCGGACAAAGATTTGA